One genomic region from Colletotrichum lupini chromosome 7, complete sequence encodes:
- a CDS encoding FAD binding domain-containing protein: protein MWSNIILSLALGSIHSTVAKPLPEAATKPGTSNNTVQGCLNAAKAPVAVSSSSDWSDDIRPYNSRLQYTPAVVVTATDVSHVQAAVKCGAQYNLKVTARGGGHSYSSAGLGGENGHVVVWLDEMYGVTLNSDNTATVQAGARLGHIATELFNQGGRAISHGSCPGVGMGHVLHGGFGFSSSMYGLAQDWIVEATVVTADGKVVKASQTQNTDLFWALRGAGSSFGIVTEFKFNTFAAPSVVTWFKISSPFKKDKLASALVALQKYAQNDKPIELNMRAVVTADSTAFDGLYYGTADQTRAVLKKFLSPLGIDVGGATITQTDWIGQLEHYAGSAALDETGPQSLSDTFYASSLMTKTVSTAGFAAFADYYQNTAKSTDSGWFVLIDVHGGKTKTAQVSNSATAYAHRDKVLMWQFYDSSGSSAYPKSGYKFLSKWMASVTNTMATNEWGRYVNYADSQLSNADAQDQYYRDNLGRLKAIKAKLDPKNLFTYPQGVGS, encoded by the exons ATGTGGTCAAATATCATTCTTTCTTTGGCTCTTGGCAGCATTCACTCGACCGTGGCTAAGCCGTTGCCCGAAGCAGCAACCAAACCCGGCACATCGAACAACACAGTCCAGGGGTGTCTCAACGCCGCCAAGGCACCAGTTGCCGTATCATCATCCTCAGATTGGTCCGACGATATCCGGCCCTACAACTCTCGTTTGCAATACACACCAGCCGTTGTAGTAACGGCGACCGATGTCAGCCATGTGCAGGCCGCCGTGAAGTGCGGAGCGCAGTATAATCTCAAGGTCACAGCCCGAGGCGGCGGTCACAGCTACTCTTCGGCCGGACTCGGCGGCGAAAACGGCCATGTGGTTGTTTGGCTCGACGAGATGTACGGCGTGACGTTGAATTCCGATAACACTGCGACGGTGCAAGCGGGCGCGAGGCTTGGCCACATCGCGACGGAGCTGTTTAATCAGGGAGGCCGGGCCATCTCACATGGATCATGTCCTGG TGTTGGTATGGGACATGTCTTGCATGGAGGCTTCGGCTTTTCATCTTCCATGTACGGCCTTGCGCAAGATTGGATCGTTGAGGCGACCGTAGTCACGGCCGACGGAAAGGTCGTCAAAGCATCGCAGACCCAAAATACGGATCTCTTTTGGGCCCTTCGTGGCGCGGGGTCGTCTTTCGGCATCGTTACAGAGTTCAAGTTCAACACCTTCGCAGCCCCATCAGTTGTCACATGGTTCAAGATCTCATCACCATTTAAGAAGGACAAGCTGGCTTCGGCTCTCGTGGCTCTCCAAAAGTATGCCCAGAACGACAAGCCTATCGAGTTAAACATGCGGGCCGTCGTCACCGCCGACAGCACCGCGTTTGACGGCCTCTACTACGGGACCGCAGACCAGACACGCGCTGTGCTCAAGAAGTTCCTCTCACCCCTGGGTATCGACGTCGGTGGCGCAACCATTACCCAGACTGACTGGATCGGCCAGCTGGAGCACTACGCCGGCTCAGCGGCCCTTGATGAGACCGGGCCGCAGAGCCTATCCGATACTTTCTACGCCTCGAGTCTCATGACCAAGACGGTCTCGACTGCGGGCTTCGCTGCCTTTGCCGATTACTACCAGAACACAGCAAAGTCGACGGACAGCGGCTGGTTCGTCCTCATCGATGTCCATGGTGGCAAAACCAAGACAGCCCAGGTTTCAAACTCAGCGACAGCTTACGCCCATCGTGATAAGGTGCTCATGTGGCAGTTCTATGACTCTTCTGGAAGTTCTGCGTACCCAAAGTCCGGATACAAATTCCTCAGCAAATGGATGGCATCAGTAACAAACACCATGGCAACTAATGAGTGGGGTCGCTACGTGAATTATGCCGACTCCCAGCTCAGCAATGCGGATGCACAAGATCAGTACTACCGGGATAATCTGGGGCGTTTGAAGGCTATCAAGGCTAAGCTTGATCCCAAGAATTTGTTCACCTACCCGCAGGGGGTGGGCTCATAA
- a CDS encoding spherulin-1A, protein MLIIIFYISFVAGIALTVDKPLHLVKNDYQLLTVTWLALGLCAMLPPHYHPRATNFVVAVEGQTQTWMIQENGADPATTTLNPGQLTIFPRGRCGYATLISALDSDDTGTLSILNGLFKLPNDMVQAAFGGISGSKSSEGSGNRVPGVGTGAALGSEECLARLSEPFQFACEVMNKKKELLSGGLEKRHSARELKHSYLVATVPKELWISPQKTCEAEVSIATIMSPAHIKSCQASMEASGT, encoded by the exons ATGTTGATCATTATCTTCTACATTTCTTTCGTTGCGGGTATTGCCCTTACAGTAGACAAGCCA TTGCACCTCGTCAAAAATGACTAT CAACTTCTCACTGTCACCTGGCTCGCTCTTGGGCTCTGTGCTATGTTGCCGCCTCACTACCACCCCCGTGCCACCAATTTTGTGGTCGCTGTTGAAGGCCAGACTCAGACATGGATGATTCAAGAGAATGGTGCTGACCCAGCCACCACGACACTCAACCCAGGACAGCTGACCATCTTCCCCAGGGGCA GGTGCGGCTATGCCACGCTTATTTCAGCCCTTGACTCCGATGATACGGGCACCTTGAGTATACTCAACGGCCTTTTCAAGTTGCCCAATGACATGGTTCAGGCTGCTTTCGGAGGCATTTCGGGATCGAAGAGTAGCGAAGGAAGTGGAAATCGCGTTCCTGGTGTGGGTACCGGAGCTGCCCTCGGATCCGAAGAGTGCTTGGCTAG GCTGAGCGAACCGTTTCAA TTTGCTTGTGAAGTAATGAACAAGAAGAAAGAACTTCTTTCTGGGGGGTTAGAGAAGCGTCACTCAGCA CGCGAGTTGAAGCACTCTTATCTCGTGGCCACTGTACCAAA AGAGCTTTGGATAAGTCCTCAGAAAACTTGTGAAGCTGAAGTCTCCATTGCGACCATCATGTCTCCAGCCCACATAAAATCTTGTCAAGCGAGCATGGAAGCGTCAGGAACTTAG